The proteins below are encoded in one region of Tachypleus tridentatus isolate NWPU-2018 chromosome 4, ASM421037v1, whole genome shotgun sequence:
- the LOC143249302 gene encoding phospholipase A and acyltransferase 2-like has protein sequence MPHKKTKNFKKLCINTERFGLTAFLPAGSLKNIEVGDIIEIDRIVYAHWALYVGDGSVVHVCGPNNEDFVPNDHAVVKIARLEQVAGFNGVRINNKVVPAKDRGLKCLLPNQVIKRAFENLNKEVPYNFLSRNCEHYVTEWKYGIGWSDQASVTINVMKSLSKDYDAHQNHLMNSLTKLLNSPTVSSSKLSTSPSVKEDSMIPEFSKKLNKLWSINSSRQ, from the exons ATGCCACATAAAAagacaaagaattttaaaaaactcTGTATCAATACAGAGCGTTTCGGATTAACAGCATTTTTACCAGCTGGTTCTTTAAAAAACATTGAAGTTGGAGATATTATCGAAATAGATCGGATCGTGTATGCTCACTGGGCCCTATATGTTGGTGATGGATCAGTTGTTCATGTTTGTGGTCCTAACAACGAAGACTTCGTTCCCAACGATCATGCAGTTGTGAAAATAGCTAGGTTAGAGCAAGTAGCAGGCTTTAATGGGGTCAgaatcaacaataaggtagttccAGCAAAGGATCgtggtttaaaatgtttactacCAAACCAAGTTATTAAGAGGGCTTTCGAGAACCTCAATAAGGAAGTACCATATAATTTTTTGTCAAGGAATTGTGAACATTATGTTACGGAGTGGAAATATGGAATAGGATGGAGTGACCAG gcTTCAGTTACCATCAATGTAATGAAAAGTTTGAGCAAAGATTATGATGCTCACCAGAACCATTTGATGAACAGCCTAACAAAGTTGTTGAACTCCCCAACAGTTTCCTCATCGAAATTATCAACAAGCCCGTCGGTGAAAGAAGATTCAATGATTCCAGAATTCTCCAAGAAACTCAATAAGCTTTGGTCAATAAACAGCAGTCGGCAATAG